In the genome of Mesorhizobium sp. NBSH29, the window CGCGGGCCGGTCCTCTTCCTTCAGCTTGGCGAAGCGACGATCAATGCGCGTGTTGGTCATGTCAGATCTCCATGCCAAGCATGCCCGCCACCGTGTGTACGTCTTTGTCGCCGCGGCCCGACAGGTTGACGATGATCACCTTGTCGTTAGACATTTCTTTGGCCAGTTTTACGGCATGGGCAATCGCATGCGCCGATTCCAGCGCAGGCATGATTCCCTCAGTCCGAGTGGTGAGCTGGAAGGCCTCCATCGCCTCGTCGTCGAGGATAGGCACATAAATGACCCGTCCGCTGTCGCGTAGCCATGAATGTTCGGGACCAACGCCCGGATAGTCAAGCCCTGCCGAGATGGAGTGGCCATCCATGATCTGCCCGTCACCGTTTTGCAAAAGATAGGTCCGGTTGCCATGCAGTACGCCGGGCCTGCCCGCACTCATTGACGCACAGTGCTCGTCGCCGTCCAGCCCACGCCCGCCGGCCTCGACGCCGTAGATCGCAACGGAACGGTCATCCAGGAACGGATGGAAAATACCAATAGCATTCGATCCGCCTCCTACTGCCGCCACAATCGCATCGGGCAGGCGCCCTTCGCGTTCAAGGATCTGTTCGCGCGCTTCTAACCCGATGACAGACTGAAATTCGCGCACCAACTCTGGATAAGGATGCGGTCCTGCTGCCGTTCCGATCAGGTAGTAGGTGTCCTCGACATTGGTGACCCAGTCGCGCAGGGCCTCGTTCATGGCATCCTTGAGCGTCCCGTGACCGGAGCTGACCGCGTTGACCTCGGCACCCAGAAGCTTCATGCGAAACACATTGGGTTTTTGCCGCTCTACATCGGTAGCGCCCATATAGACAACGCAGGGAAGACCGAAACGAGCCGACACGGTCGCTGATGCGACGCCATGCTGGCCGGCCCCCGTCTCGGCAATGATACGCTTCTTCCCCATGCGCTTCGCCAGCAGGATCTGGCCCAGACAATTGTTGATCTTGTGCGAGCCAGTGTGGTTGAGGTCCTCGCGCTTGAAATAGATCTTTGCGCCGCCGACATGCTGGGTCAGCCCCTCGGCGTAATAAAGCTTTGAGGGCCTCCCTGCGTAATGCGTGGAAAGATCCTGCAACTCTGCTTTGAATGCGGGATCGTTGCGCGCTTTATGCCAGTGATGTTCAAGATCGAGGATCAGCGGCATCAATGTTTCGGCGACAAATCGTCCGCCAAAAATACCGAACATCCCCTGCTCATCAGGGCCTGTTCGAAACGAGTTGGGTTCAGCCGGTTTATCCATCACCCGATCTCCTGTTCAGGCGTGGCGCCTGCCGCCAGCAGCCTTCACCGCTCGAAAAAAATCTTCGATAAGCGCTACGTCTTTGGTTCCAGGCGCGCTTTCAACGCCGGAAGAAATGTCGATACCGGGCGGATAGCTAAGGTTCAGCGCCTCACCTATATTGGCCGCGTTGAGACCACCGGAAAGCATGTAATTAACGTCCCCGTCAAGGGCGGCAAGGACGCGCCAGTCAAAGGTGACACCGTTTCCACCTGGAAGCTTTGACCCAGCCGGCGGTTTCGCATCCAGCAAAAAGCGATCTGCAACCGCACGATAGGGAGCAATCAATGCGATATCGGACGCGTCGCGGATGGCAACAGCCTTCATCACCTCAAGACCGTAACGGGCTTTCACCTCAGCAACCCGCTCGGGCGTCTCATGTCCATGCAGCTGCAGTACGTCAGGGCGCATGGTATCGACGATGGCTTGAAACGTATCGTCGTCTGCGTCGACGGTAACCGCCACCGCCTTTGCACGGCCCGTTGCTGCCTGCCGCAACGCCCTGGCGTCGCCTGCTGAAATGTTGCGCGGACTCTTGGCGAAAAAAATAAAACCTATGTGGCTGGCACCACCGTCGAGTGACGCCGCCACGGTATCGGGCGTCTTCAAGCCGCAGATTTTGATGTCCAAGGTCATTGCGGGGGCGTCGCATGAAAGGGCAAAAGAGTCGAGCAAAACTGTTTCTCTTCGGTTTCAATCGAACGCAATTGCCTGCAACGCGCTTCCATTACGCTTCAACCAAGCTTTGCAGCGCTCCGTATCGGGGCAGAGCTCGGTACACAATTTCCAGAATTTCGGCCCGTGGTTCATTTCCTTAAGATGAGCCACTTCATGAGCCACCAAATAATCGATTACCGGAGCGGGAGCCATCATGATGCGCCATGAAAATGAAAGCGAACCGTCAGCGGTGCAGGACCCCCAGCGGCTGGTGGTGTCACGAAATCGCACCGCCTTGGCGCGCCGTCCGACAGTCTCGGTGTGTTTTGCCACGAGAGCGTCGATATCCCGTTTGGCTTCGCGCTTGAGAAAATCCGCGACCCGGCGCGCAAGATGGCGGCGGTCGCCAAAGACTGTCAGCTTCGGCCCATCAGCGTCGATTATCTGCGTCACAGTGCCACGCGCACCGGGTTCGTGGATGATGAGGTGCGCAACGCCACGCACGGGAATCTTGATACCCGGCCTCACCTGCGGTCGATCAGGCACCTTGGAAAGCCGCTGCTCCAACCAACCCTGATGGCGGCTGAGAAACCGTTCGACCTCTCCTCCCGCCACGCCTGGAGGTACTGTTATTCTGAGTCCCCGACCGCCGGCATCGATGCGCAGGGTAAGCCGCCGAGCACGTTCGTTCTCAACGATGCGAAGCGAAAGTGTTCGCCCGGCAACATCGTGCGTGCGCTCGCCCAGCGCGGTTCGGGGATCATCAGACCAGCGTTTCAGAAAGCCGAAGGACATGGATTAAAGATCGCCGATTCGACCAGAAAATGCGCTAGAAATCGTGTCTAAGGATTGGAAATAAGTGATGTGAAGTTCGCGCGCTGACAAAAAAATATCGACGCCAGAATCCCGGCGTCGATATCGTCTTTCAAGCGCAATAAGTCATGCTTCGTCGAGCAGCCCGCCAGACTTGCCCCTGCTTCTCGGAGTGGTCGTCGGCGCGGTAGCTCTGTTGCGATTGGCCATAAACCGGTCAAATTCGTCCTGGTCTTTGGCTCGGCGCAACTCGCGGGCGTATTCGTCAAACTCTTCGAGCATATCGTCAAGCTTCTTGCGTTCCTCAGCGAGACGCTCAAGTTCCGTTCCGCGCCAGTCATCGAAAGCCACGTTGCCGGTTCGCGCATTTCCGTGTCCCCAGCGATGGGCTTTGTCTGCGCCGCGCCGGCAGCTAGCGAAAATACCATCAGTGGCGCGATTTGCGTCGCGCTTGAAGCCCTCGAGCCGGTCGCCCCAGATAATATAGGCGATCATGGCAAGGCCTAGCGGCCAGAACACCATGAAGCCGATCACCATCATCGCAATGGTTGCCGGCGTCCAGGCCGGACGGATCAGTGCAGTTGTGTTCATCGTCTCCCGTTCCTTCAGTTGGAGGCGGCGGGAAATGCTGCCGCTGAAATCGAGATGGGAAAACCAATATGGCGATTCAAGATCGGTTCGTCAGATTCCGGATAAGACGTTGAAGAAATTACGCTGTTTTGAACGAATCAAGAGTTAGAACAACCAGGCCTGCCAGCAATCCCCAGAAGGCGGCGCCCACGCCGAACAGCGTGAGGCCCGAGGCGGTGACAGCAAATGTAACTGTAGCAGCCATGCGCTCGGTTTCATCCTTAAGTGCAATAGTTAGCGCATTGGCCAGAGCGCCAAGCAATGCCAGCCCGGCGACAAGCACGATCAGATTTTGCGGAAGCACCGAAAAAAGCGCCACCAACGAGGCACCGAAGAGCGCGAAGACGAAGTAGGCCATCGAGTAGAACGGTCCGGTCTTCCAGCGTTGCTCGGGATCAGGATGGACGTCCGGGCCGGTACAGATTGCTGCCGAGATCGCGGCAAGGTTTGTCGTGAGTGCTCCGAACGGGGCGGTGAGTAATGAAACGAGCCCTGTGACGGTGACGATTGGTCCAGCCTTCGGAGTGTAGCCGGCAGCCCTCAAAACCGCGAGCCCCGACAGATTCTGGGATGCCATGGTGACGAGATAGAGTGGCAAGGCCAGGCCAATCGCCGCCGACAACGAAAAGCTTGGAGCAATCAGCGTCAGCGTAGAAATCTGCGGCGCTGGCATCGCGCCCAGCCGTCCCAGGAGAAATGCGAGCACGCCGCCTCCAACAAGCACAGCAAGCACCGAGAGCGCCGGGTTGATAAGCCGGATCAGAAAAAACGCAGCCACCAACGGCGCGATAAGCAAGGGATCAGCCGGCACCGCCTTTGCTGCATTCATAGCAAAACTCACAACGATGCCAGCAAGCATGGCCGAGGCGATTGACGCCGGTATACGGGCGATCAACCGGGTTAGCGGTCGAAACAGTCCGGTAGCGATCAACATCAGTGCAGCGAGTATGAACGCGCCGACCGCGTCGTTCATGGTGAAGCCGCTGCTGGCTGCAATGAGGGCTGCGCCCGGCGTCGACCACGCGGTGATAACGGGCATACGCGTCTTCCACGACAACCACGCCGTTTCAAGCGCCATGGCCAGGCAGATCGCAGTCACCCAACTTGCCGTCTGTGCTTGCGTGGCGTCGACGGCATCGGCAGCCGCGATGATAAGCGCTAAGGTGCCTCCGAAGCCGACAATGGCGGCCACGAAAGCCGAAACCGGGATGGATATGCGCATCAGCATGCCCGCAAAACGAGTTCGTCGACAGCCCGGAGCATGAGGGCGAGATCCTGGGGGCGCGAGAGTCGGTGGTCGCCGTCTGGCACCAACGATAGTGTCACATCGTCTGCTGGCAGGCAGCTGACAAGTTTAAGGGCATGAGCGTGCGGAACATCGGGGTCGTTCATGCCTTGGATGATATGTACGGGGCAATGGGTATCGATGGGCCCGGTCATTACCCTGTTGGACCGCCCATCCTCCATGAGAGCTCTCGTATATATGTTGGGGCCTTCCGAATAGTCTGACGGTTCTTCGAAATAGCCATTCAATTTGAGTTCTTGTCGCTGGGCCTCGGAAAGTGCTGGCTCGACAAGGTCTGTGGTGAAGTCGGGCGCAGGAGCGAGGAGAAGCATTCCGGCAATACGGCCGTATGAACCACTTTGGGCAAGCCTTTGTGCCATCCTTAGCGCAATCCAAGCGCCCATCGACGATCCGATAAGGATCTGGCGTTCACCGCCAAATTGGCGAAACACGGCCAGACTTTGCTCGAGCCACAGCGAAATTGTGCCTTCGCGGAATGAGCCGCCGGATTCGCCATGGCCCGAATAATCGTGGCGCACCATGGCCCTTCCCTTGTCTGCAGCCCAGCCGTCAAGAGCGGCAGCCTTGGTTCCGCTCATATCCGATCGGTATCCGCCAAGCCACATCAACCCTGGACCGCGCCCTTTACGCCGTCGCACCGCGATTGGCACACCACCCACGTCCAGAATCTCGGGTTGCGATTTGTGCATCTTGCCCCTCGTTGCGCATTGCAAGCTCTTCTGCCACGAACCGGACCGACCGGGTAGTCAGTGCGCATTTTAGACGATTTCAGGTTTGACGGTGATTCTTTCAAACGGCTGTGCTATTGACACCGCCATTGTGCGAACGACATAGCGCATACCCGTTTTAGAACGCCGATACTTATCGAAACAGCCAGGAGAATACGACCATTCGCAGACCCTTTAAAGCCGCAGCGCCCACCAAGGACGGGCCGCGCGCCAATCGAGACATCCGGGTACCCCGGGTCCAACTCATCGACGTGGACGGAAGCAACCGCGGCAACGTGTCAATCAACGACGCGTTGCTCGCCGCAGAGGAACAGGGTCTCGATCTCGTCGAGATTTCCCCCAACGCAGAGCCACCTGTCGTCAAAATTCTCGATCTTGGAAAGCTGAAATACGCCAATCAGAAAAAGGCTGCAGAGGCGCGGAAGAACCAAAAGGTCATCGAGATCAAGGAGATCAAGATGCGCCCCAACATCGATACCCATGACTATGAGGTGAAGATGCGCGCCGTGCGCCGGTTCTTCGAGGAAGGCGACAAGGTCAAGCTGACCCTTCGCTTCCGCGGTCGCGAAATGGCCCATATGGAGCTGGGCATGCAGCTTTTGAACAAGGTGCGAGAAGAAGTGGCGACAATTGCCAAGGTGGAGGCCGAGCCGAAGCTCGAAGGACGCCAGATGATGATGGTGCTTGCCCCACGTTAAGGCGTGCGTCACATAGGCTTGAGGCCGCTTACGCGGCCTTTTGTTTTGGCCCCGATTTCGTGCCCAGGTGCGGCAAAGGCAATTTTTGAGGGTAGTTACATGGTTGCGTCGACGCGGCCCGAAACCATAAAGACAAAATCCGCCGACGAGCTAAGCCGTTATCAGCGTCGGCGTCGCCAGGTGCTGGCGGTACTCGTTGTGTTCATGCTCATGGCGTTGCTGTTTGTTCGTTCGGCCTATGCGCCTTCAGATGGTATGCACGAACATATCGAAGCTTTCGGTATCGGCGCCATGGTCTTTGCCATCCTCGGCCGTACCTGGTGTACTCTCTATATAGGCGGGCGAAAGAGTTCCGAGATAGTCAGGGGCGGGCCCTATTCGGTAACGCGCAATCCACTTTACGTTTTCAGCGCCATCGGCGCTGGAGGAATAGGAGCAATGTCAGGCAGCCTTACGGTCGCCTTTCTGCTCGCGTTCCTCTGCTACATCGCTTTCCACGCAGTAATCCTCGTTGAGGAAGCATATCTGGAGCAAAACTTCGGCGCCCCCTACAAGAGTTATATGCAGGACGTGCCGCGCTTCTTCCCAAACCCGTGGCTGTTTCGCGAGAGCGACATGCTTTCCGTAAGGCCACAGACCCTCTATCGAACCTTCACCGATGGACTTTTCTTCCTCGCCGCCTATCCATTTTTTGAAGTGATAGAAAACCTGCAGGAAAGCGGCTTTTTGCCCGTCCTCCTGCATCTCTATTAGCGGCTTGGTTCCAGAAAAAAGAGTCGGTTGCGCTTTTAGGGCTTCGCCGGTATAAGGCCGCGTTCAGAACCGTCCGGCAGGGCATGCCGTGGCGGTTCGCAATGCTTTTCAGGCTAGGTCTGCCTGAAATTGAAAAATGAAGGGACGCCACATGCCAAGGCATGAAAGGAAGTCCTGCAAAAACGGAGTAGCAAAATGCCCAAGATGAAGACCAAATCAGCCGCCAAAAAGCGGTTTAAGATTACTGGTACCGGTAAAGTTTTGTCGGCTGCTGCCGGCAAGCGTCACGGCATGATCAAGCGTTCCAACAAGTTTATTCGAAATGCTCGCGGCACGATGGTTCTGGCTGAACCGGATGGCAAGAAGATCATCAAGAATTTTCTGCCGAACGGCCTTTGAGCCTCGGCCCGGAACGAATTAAGGAGATCATGACATGGCACGCGTAAAAAGAGGCGTTACCTCACACGCCAAGCACAAAAAAGTTCTGAAGGCCGCCAAAGGTTTCTACGGTCGCCGTAAGAATACCATTCGTATTGCAAAGCAGGCTGTCGAAAAGTCGCTGCAATACGCATATCGCGATCGCAAGAACCGCAAGCGCAACTTCCGCGCTCTGTGGGTGCAGCGCATCAACGCCGCTGTTCGCGAGCAGGGCCTGACCTACGGCCGCTTCATTGATGGTCTGAACAAGTCCGGCATCGAGATCGACCGCAAGGTTCTTTCGGATATGGCAATTCACGAGCCACAGGCATTTGCTGCTCTCGTGGTTAAGGCAAAAGCTGCCCTTGAATATCTGAAGGACACCACCCCGAACGCTTTTGAAAGCGCTGTCGCCGCCTAAGGCCAGCCGCTTCCCAAGCGATTCGATACTTGATTTGGGAAACCCGCGCTGGCACGGCTGGCGCGGGTTTTTTGCTTTTGTGCGTAGCTAGCCACGTTGAGAGACATGATGAGCGAACTTGATATCCTTGAAACTTCCCTGATGAGCGAAATCACCGCTGCAAGCGATGAGCAAGCGATTGAGGCTGTGCGTCTCTCAGCGCTCGGCAAAAAGGGTTCGGTTTCCGAAATGCTGAAAACTCTTGGCGCAATGAGTGCCGAAGACCGGCAGGTTAAGGGGCCGGTGATCAATGGTCTTAAGAACCGCATCACCGAGGCGCTGACAGTGCGCCGAAATGAACTGCGCGATGCGGCCATAACCACCAGATTGGCTGCCGAAAAAGTAGACGTCACCTTGCCACTTCGCCAAGCCCCGGCAGAGCGCGGGCGTATCCATCCCATCAGCCAAGTGATTGATGAAATTACCGCTATCTTTGCCGATATGGGTTTCTCCATTGCCGAAGGCCCGGATGTCGAGACAGACTATTACAATTTCACCGCTTTGAACTTCCCCGAAGGTCATCCGGCGCGCGAAATGCACGACACGTTTTTCTTGCAGGCAGCAGAAGGCGCCGCCGCAAAGGTCCTGCGCACGCACACATCACCCGTGCAGATCCGCACCATGGAAACGCAAAAGCCGCCAATCCGCATTGTTATTCCCGGCAAGACCTACCGCATGGATTCGGATGCCACCCACACCCCAATGTTCCATCAGGTCGAGGGGCTGGTGATCGACAAGACTGCCAATGTCGCCAATATGCGCTGGGTATTGGAAGAGTTCTGCAAGGCCTTCTTCGAGGTTCCATCCTTGAAAATGCGTTTTCGCCCGAGCTATTTTCCGTTCACCGAGCCAAGCCTTGAAGTGGACATTCAGTGCGACCGCTCAAAGCCCGGCGAAGTGCGCTTCGGCGAGGGCGATGACTGGATGGAAATTCTTGGCTGCGGCATGGTGCACCCCAATGTGCTGCGCGCCGGCGGGCTGGACCCTGACGAATATCAGGGCTTTGCCTGGGGCATGGGCATCGACCGCATCGCCATGCTGAAATACGGCATGCCGGACCTGCGCGCCTTCTTCGATGCAGATGTGCGCTGGCTCTCGCATTACGGTTTCCGCCCGCTCGACATGCCAAGCCTGTTTGGCGGGCTGAGCCAGTGAACGCAGACGACCGGATGTCCCTCAGAACAGTCCGCTAAAAGACAGAGTTAAAGAATGAAATTCACCCTCTCCTGGCTCAAAGATCATCTCGAAACCGATGCGTCGCTGGATCAAATTGTTGAACGGCTGACGTCGATCGGTCTCGAGGTTGAATCTGTCGATGACAAATCGAGCCTGAAACCTTTCGTCATCGCAAAAGTTCTGACGGCTGAAAAACATCCTGATGCCGACAAGCTGCGCGTGCTGAGCGTGGATATTGGCAATGGGCAGGCACCCATTCAGGTCGTGTGCGGCGCGCCCAATGCGCGTGCCGGTCTAATTGGTGCGTTCGCGGCACCGGGGGCTTATGTGCCGGGCATCGACGTTACTTTGGCTATCGGGAAAATTCGCGGCGTCGAAAGCCACGGCATGATGTGCTCCGAGCGCGAGCTGGAGCTTTCAGATGAACATGATGGTATTATTGATCTGCCCGCAGATGCGCCGGTCGGCACCAGCTATGCCAGCTATGCCCATTTGGACGATCCGCTCATCGAGATCGGTCTGACCCCGAACCATCCAGATGCAACGGGTGTCTATGGCATTGCACGTGATCTGGCGGCCTCTGGCCTCGGCACCTTGAAGCTTGCGCAGGTGGAAAAGAGTGTTGCCAGCGGGCAGATGCCTGTGACGGTTTCTATAGATGCGCCAGAGCTTTGCCCCGGCTTCGCATTGCGTCTCGTGCGCGGTGTCAAGAATGGTGCGTCCCCTAAATGGATGCAGCAGCGATTGCTTGCCATTGGCCTGCGCCCCATCAATGCTCTGGTGGATATCACCAATTACATGACCTTTGATCAGGGCCGCCCGCTGCATGTGTTTGATGCTGCAAAGGTCACCGGCAATCTCACCGTGCGCCGTGCTGCTGCGGGAGAGAAAGTGCTGGCTCTGGACGGGCGCGAATACCAGCTGACGCCAGAAATGTGTGTGATTGCCGATGACAAGGGTGTCGAATCTATTGCCGGTATCATGGGTGGCGCGCATTCTGGCTGCGATGAAACCACAACTGATGTGCTGATTGAATCCGCGCTCTGGGAGCCGATGAACATTGCTCGCACAGGCCGCGAACTCGGCATCATCACCGATGCACGCTATCGTTTTGAACGCGGCGTTGACCCCGAAATGATGGCTCCTGGACTGGAACTCGCGACAAAGCTCGTCACGGATTTTTGTGGTGGCCAGCCAAGTGAAGCTCAAATCATTGGCTATGCAGGCTACACCCCGAAAGTTGTAAAATTCCCATTGGCCGAGGTGAAACGTCTGACCGGCCTTGAGGTCGCAGGACAAGAAAGTCTTGATATATTGACCCGGCTTGGCTTCACGGTCAGCGGTTCAGGCGACGAGGTGCGTGTTTCAGTTCCCTCCTGGCGTCCCGATATTGATGGCAAGGCCGACCTCGTTGAAGAGGTCATGCGCATGCATGGCGTTGATGCGATTGAACCGCAACCGCTGCCAGCGCTTGCAGGCGTGGGCACCAAGGTGCTGACAACACTTCAGATCCGCACGCGGTCTGCAAGACGTGCCTTGGCCGTGCGCGGTTTGATGGAAGCCATCAATTGGTCATTCATTTCCGCGAAACACGCTCAGGCATTTGCCGGTGGCCAGCCTGCGCTGAGGCTTGCCAATCCAATTGCTGCCGACATGTCGGACATGCGTCCGTCCTTGCTGCCGGGTTTGCTTTCAGCCGTTCAACGTAATGTTGATCGCGGTTTTGGTGATGTGGCTCTGTTTGAGGTCTCCGGAACTTATGAAGGCGATACGCCTGAAGCACAGCGCAGGGTTGCGGCAGGCGTCAGGCGCGGCACCGCAAAGGCAGATGGCTCAGGCAGGCATTGGAGCGGCAACGGTTCTGTGGTCGGCGTATTCGACGCCAAGGCAGATGCGCTGGCGGCGCTGGAAGCATGTGGTGCGCCAGTTGACAAACTGCAGATCGAAGCAGGTGGTCCAGAATGGTATCATCCTGGCCGTTCAGGCAGCATCAAGCTCGGGCCCAAAGTGCTGCTCGGCACCTTTGGTGAGTTCCACCCAAAGACGCTGGAACTCCTTGATGTGAGCGGGCCGCTCTGTGGCTTTGAAATTTTCATTGATGCCATCCCTGAGCCGAAAGCCAAACCAACACGCACCAAGCCCAAGCTGGAACTTTCGAGCCTCCAGACAGTGAAGCGCGACTTTGCCTTTGTGGTTGACCGTTCGGTGGAAGCCGGCCCTCTCGTTCGGGCAGCGCTGAGTGCTGACAAGAAGCTTGTGACTTCTGTATCCGTCTTCGATCTGTTCGAGGGCGCGTCCCTTGGCGAAGGCAAAAAATCGGTGGCCATTGAAGTATCAATTCAGCCTGTCGAGAAGACATTGACCGATGAGGATTTCGAGGCGCTGGCAACGCGTATCATCGACAACGTCAAAAAGCAGACCGGCGGTGTGCTGCGAGCCTGAAAAGTTCGCGATTAAAAACTGAGGGGGATGAGCATGTTCAGATGGGGTGTATTGTCGACGGCAAAGATTGGCCGTGAACAGCTATTGCCTGCGATTGCAGATGCAGAAAATGGCGTTATCACCGCGATTGCCAGCCGTGAACTGAGCAAAGCCCGTGCGCTTGCAGATCGCTTTGGTGCGCCGCATGCCTTTGGCTCCTATGAGGAGCTTCTGGCCTCTGATGAGGTTGACGGTGTCTACATCCCGCTCCCGACATCGCAGCATGTGGAATGGACACTGAAGGCTGCAAATGCCGGAAAGCATGTTTTGTGTGAAAAGCCGATTGCTCTTCAGGCCGCAGACATTGCCCAAATAATCGAAGCACGCGACCGCAACAAGGTTTTGATCTGCGAAGCCTTCATGGTGTTTTACCATCCGCAATGGATCAAGGTGCGCCAGCTCATCGCTGCTGGCGCTATCGGCAGGGTGCGCCACGTGCAAGGCGCGTTCTCTTACTTTAATGTTGATCCATCGAACATGCGCAATCAGCTTTCGCTAGGCGGCGGCGCGCTACCAGATATCGGCGTCTATCCAAGCGTTGCTACCCGAATGGTGACTGGTAAAGAGCCGGTACGCATTCAGGCCACGGTTGAACGCGACGAGAAGTTTGGCACCGATACCTACTCCAGCGTGAAAGCCGATTTTGGCGATTTCGACCTCACATTCTATTGCTCTACTCAAATGGCGTTACGTCAGTTCATGGTTTTCCACGGCGAGCACGGTTTTATCGAGGTGCACGGGCCGTTCAATGCAGGCGATTACGAGCATTCTCGGGTGGAGTTGCATAACCAAACCCACACCGAGGCAACAGTATTTCGCTTTCCCGGCACGCGCCAATATTGTCTTGAGGTCGAAACTTTTGCACGAGCGGCGCTGGGCGGCGGCGATGATGTCTTCCCGCTCGAGCAGTCGGTCAAAAACCAGAAGATGATCGACGCCATCTTTCGCGCGGGAGAACATGATGGCTGGGAATATCTTTGAGCTCTTACAGCAGGGCTCAGAGGCCGTGCTGTTCTTCAATGTGTCGGGCAACAAGGTCCTGCAGGGCCCAAAGATGTCGGTCATGGATGCCGAGCTGTTCAAGGTGGCTGACCGTGGAAAAAAGATACTCAGCCATTGATCCGCGGTGGCCGCATGCACAGGCAAGAACGGCAGCCAGCTCCTCCATCGGAAGGCCGCTGACATAGCGCCCACTTTTGCGGTTCATGGCGAAGGTAAGTGCCCGAACCGGGCCGGTGCCGGTCTTAACCGTCACCCAACGCGGTGGAAACGCGCTGGGCACCATGCTCATCTCGCGACGAACCAGGCGGTCAAGGTTTTCGGCCAGCGCTTCGGAGGGCAGCCTGTAGAGCGCTCCGCGGCACTGCCCACCGCGATCAAGGGCAAGCATCAGCCCCGGCGCTTCGGGATTGCCACGAAACCGCTGATCCCACCCAAGACAGAAGGCACGGTGCCAGCCATGTACGACGCCTATCCGTTGTTCAACAAAGGCGCAGGCAGGGTTCCAGATCAGAGACCCATAGGCAAACACCCAAAATCCATCGCCGGGGGTTTCTGCGACCAGTTCGGCGACGACCCTTTGATAATCCGAATCGGTCGCCACCCGGTATCCTGGCAGCGCGATAAACCCCGGATCGTCGAATTTTTGGGTAAGCTTTGCTACATGCGCTTGGGTCAG includes:
- the rplT gene encoding 50S ribosomal protein L20, which produces MARVKRGVTSHAKHKKVLKAAKGFYGRRKNTIRIAKQAVEKSLQYAYRDRKNRKRNFRALWVQRINAAVREQGLTYGRFIDGLNKSGIEIDRKVLSDMAIHEPQAFAALVVKAKAALEYLKDTTPNAFESAVAA
- the trpB gene encoding tryptophan synthase subunit beta is translated as MDKPAEPNSFRTGPDEQGMFGIFGGRFVAETLMPLILDLEHHWHKARNDPAFKAELQDLSTHYAGRPSKLYYAEGLTQHVGGAKIYFKREDLNHTGSHKINNCLGQILLAKRMGKKRIIAETGAGQHGVASATVSARFGLPCVVYMGATDVERQKPNVFRMKLLGAEVNAVSSGHGTLKDAMNEALRDWVTNVEDTYYLIGTAAGPHPYPELVREFQSVIGLEAREQILEREGRLPDAIVAAVGGGSNAIGIFHPFLDDRSVAIYGVEAGGRGLDGDEHCASMSAGRPGVLHGNRTYLLQNGDGQIMDGHSISAGLDYPGVGPEHSWLRDSGRVIYVPILDDEAMEAFQLTTRTEGIMPALESAHAIAHAVKLAKEMSNDKVIIVNLSGRGDKDVHTVAGMLGMEI
- a CDS encoding benzoate/H(+) symporter BenE family transporter, translated to MRISIPVSAFVAAIVGFGGTLALIIAAADAVDATQAQTASWVTAICLAMALETAWLSWKTRMPVITAWSTPGAALIAASSGFTMNDAVGAFILAALMLIATGLFRPLTRLIARIPASIASAMLAGIVVSFAMNAAKAVPADPLLIAPLVAAFFLIRLINPALSVLAVLVGGGVLAFLLGRLGAMPAPQISTLTLIAPSFSLSAAIGLALPLYLVTMASQNLSGLAVLRAAGYTPKAGPIVTVTGLVSLLTAPFGALTTNLAAISAAICTGPDVHPDPEQRWKTGPFYSMAYFVFALFGASLVALFSVLPQNLIVLVAGLALLGALANALTIALKDETERMAATVTFAVTASGLTLFGVGAAFWGLLAGLVVLTLDSFKTA
- the rpmI gene encoding 50S ribosomal protein L35; the protein is MPKMKTKSAAKKRFKITGTGKVLSAAAGKRHGMIKRSNKFIRNARGTMVLAEPDGKKIIKNFLPNGL
- a CDS encoding DUF2852 domain-containing protein, yielding MNTTALIRPAWTPATIAMMVIGFMVFWPLGLAMIAYIIWGDRLEGFKRDANRATDGIFASCRRGADKAHRWGHGNARTGNVAFDDWRGTELERLAEERKKLDDMLEEFDEYARELRRAKDQDEFDRFMANRNRATAPTTTPRSRGKSGGLLDEA
- a CDS encoding alpha/beta hydrolase, yielding MHKSQPEILDVGGVPIAVRRRKGRGPGLMWLGGYRSDMSGTKAAALDGWAADKGRAMVRHDYSGHGESGGSFREGTISLWLEQSLAVFRQFGGERQILIGSSMGAWIALRMAQRLAQSGSYGRIAGMLLLAPAPDFTTDLVEPALSEAQRQELKLNGYFEEPSDYSEGPNIYTRALMEDGRSNRVMTGPIDTHCPVHIIQGMNDPDVPHAHALKLVSCLPADDVTLSLVPDGDHRLSRPQDLALMLRAVDELVLRAC
- a CDS encoding M48 family metallopeptidase, with amino-acid sequence MSFGFLKRWSDDPRTALGERTHDVAGRTLSLRIVENERARRLTLRIDAGGRGLRITVPPGVAGGEVERFLSRHQGWLEQRLSKVPDRPQVRPGIKIPVRGVAHLIIHEPGARGTVTQIIDADGPKLTVFGDRRHLARRVADFLKREAKRDIDALVAKHTETVGRRAKAVRFRDTTSRWGSCTADGSLSFSWRIMMAPAPVIDYLVAHEVAHLKEMNHGPKFWKLCTELCPDTERCKAWLKRNGSALQAIAFD
- a CDS encoding phosphoribosylanthranilate isomerase, giving the protein MTLDIKICGLKTPDTVAASLDGGASHIGFIFFAKSPRNISAGDARALRQAATGRAKAVAVTVDADDDTFQAIVDTMRPDVLQLHGHETPERVAEVKARYGLEVMKAVAIRDASDIALIAPYRAVADRFLLDAKPPAGSKLPGGNGVTFDWRVLAALDGDVNYMLSGGLNAANIGEALNLSYPPGIDISSGVESAPGTKDVALIEDFFRAVKAAGGRRHA
- a CDS encoding methyltransferase family protein, producing MVASTRPETIKTKSADELSRYQRRRRQVLAVLVVFMLMALLFVRSAYAPSDGMHEHIEAFGIGAMVFAILGRTWCTLYIGGRKSSEIVRGGPYSVTRNPLYVFSAIGAGGIGAMSGSLTVAFLLAFLCYIAFHAVILVEEAYLEQNFGAPYKSYMQDVPRFFPNPWLFRESDMLSVRPQTLYRTFTDGLFFLAAYPFFEVIENLQESGFLPVLLHLY
- the infC gene encoding translation initiation factor IF-3, producing the protein MRRPFKAAAPTKDGPRANRDIRVPRVQLIDVDGSNRGNVSINDALLAAEEQGLDLVEISPNAEPPVVKILDLGKLKYANQKKAAEARKNQKVIEIKEIKMRPNIDTHDYEVKMRAVRRFFEEGDKVKLTLRFRGREMAHMELGMQLLNKVREEVATIAKVEAEPKLEGRQMMMVLAPR